The sequence GGCCGCCGGGGAGTCCCTGGCCCGGCTGGGCCTGTGGGACGGGCGTGCCGAGGAGTCCCTCCCCGCCACGCCGCCGGAGCCCCAGGCTCCCCCGGACTACACCGCCGCCGACATTGCCAAAGAGCTGGAAAACGGCGGCTCCTTCCCCCATCTGGTGGAGGAGGTCCAAAGGCAGTTGGGCAAGCTGCTTTCCACGGCGGACCTGAAGATTCTCTACTCCCTGTACGACTATCTGGCCCTTCCCGCCGAGGTCATCCTGATGCTGACCACCTGGTGCGTGGAGGAGAGCGAGCGCAAATACGGCCCGGGCCGCAAGCCCCGCATGTCCCAGATCCGCAGGGAGGGCTTTATCTGGCACCGGCTGGGGGTGGACACCCCCGAGGCCGCCGACGCCCACCTGCGCCATCTCACCGCCCTGGCGGGCCGGGAGCGGAGCCTGCTGCCCCGGCTGGGCATCTCCGGCCGGGCCCCGGTGGAGGGCGAGCGGAAATACATCGCGGCCTGGGTGGACCTGGGCTTCGACGACGAGACCATCTGTCTGGCCTACGAGCGCACGGTGCTGAAAAAGGGCTCGCTCAACTGGGCCTATATGAACTCCATCCTGAAGAGCTGGCACCAGAAGGGGCTGCACACGGTGGAGCAGGTGGAGTCCGGCGACTCGGCCTGGCGGCGCGCGGCGGGACCGGCCGCGCCGCCCGCTCCGGGGCCGGGGGACGACCGGGCTCAGGCGGATATGGAGCGGCTGCGCCGCTTCCTGAAGGAGGGAGGCTGACATGCCCTACGACAGCAATGTGATGCGCCGGGCCACCCAGGCCCTGGAGGCCCGGAAGGCCGCCCGGCTGGAGCAGCAGGAGGTCCTGCGGCAGAAGATCTACCGCCAGCTCCCCCGGGTGGCGGAGATCGACCGGGCCCTGCGGCAGACCATCGTCCACATCATCGCCGCCTCCCTGAAGGAGGGCGGCGACCCCGCCTCCTCCATCGCGGCGGTCCGGGCGGAAAACCAGGCCCTTCAGGCGGAAAAGGCCCGGCTGCTCACCGGACGGGGCTACCCCGCCGACTGCCTGGACGACCGGCCCTTCTGCCCCCAGTGTGGGGATTCCGGCTGGGTGGGCAGCCGCATGTGCGCCTGCCTCAAGGCCCTGTGCACCCAGGAGCAGATCCGGGAGCTGTCCTCTCTGCTGGATTTGGGGGAGCAGTCCTTTGACCAGTTCAGCCTGGACTGGTACTCCCCCCTGGGCAGTCCTTCCCCCCGGGAGAACATGGAGTTTATTTACGACGTTTGCCTGAGCTACGCCCAAAAATTCCGGACCTTCCCGTTTCGGAACCTGCTGCTCTACGGCCCGCCGGGCCTGGGCAAGACCTTTCTGTCGGCCTGCATTGCCCGGGTGGTGTCGGAGCATGGCTTTTCGGTGGTCTACGATACGGCGGTGAACATCTTCGCCCAGTTTGAGACGCAGAAGTTCAGCCGGGACGAGGACGACACCCGGGAGGCCCGGGACGGCACCCGGCGGTATCTGGGCTGCGACCTGCTGATCCTGGACGACCTGGGCAGCGAGATGACCACGCCCTTCGTGCAGTCGGCCCTGTACCAGCTTCTGAACACCCGGCTGACCGGCGGTAAACGGACCATCATCAGCACCAACCTGACCCCGGACGACATCCGGCGACGGTATACGCCCCAGCTCGCCTCCCGGCTGGAGGGGGAGTACCATATGCTGCGGTTTTTCGGGGAGGATATCCGGCTGCAAAAAAAGCAGCGGCTGTAGGCCGCTGCTTTTTTATGTGCCGGGATGCCGGTACAGCTCCTGGGCCAGCCGGAACCCCTCGGCAAAGTAGTCGGCATAGGCCATGTCCCGGAGCTGGGCCGTCAGCAGCGTGTGCCGCCAGACCTGCTCCCACTGTTCGCCGGGCAGCGCCGAGCGCAGCCGCTGCTCCAGCTCCTCCAGCTCGTCGAATACCCGGTCGAATTTCTCCCCCTGCGGCGCCGCCCGGGCCAGGGGGTCGTATTGCCCGAAAAAGATCTCCCGCAGTTTGTCGGACATCTTCATCACCTCACATTTATTCTATCTGTATTCAAGATAAAAGTCAATATCTTTTATTCAGATACGTTAAACTGTCCTGGAGGTGGTTGATGTGATTTTTGAGGCGATCCGCACTCTGCGGGAGGAAAGGGGCTTGAGTCAGGCCCAAGTTGCGGCAATCCTGGGGGTAGCACAGAATACCTACTCGCAGTATGAGACCGGTAAAATCGAATGGACTGCGCCTGTCCTTCTCAGGCTTGCGGATTACTATCAGGTCAGCGTTGATTTTTTATTGGACCGCACCCCAAACCCCAAGCTACCCCGTTGAACAGATGGGGCGCGCCGGAAGTCCGGCGCGCCCCGTCTTTCATTGTCCCAATATGCTCCGGTAGCGCTCCTCGCCACCTACCCGGCCCACCACGGACAGGGAGGCCCGCTGGAAGTCGAAGAGCTCCCCGGCCAGGTCCCGCACGTCCTCCGCCGTCACGGCGTCGTAGGCGTCGATAACCTCGTCGGTGGTGAGGGCCCGGTCCTGGAGCAGGGTCCCCCGGCCCAGGGCGCTCATGCGGGACTGGGTGGACTCCAATCCCATGAGCACGTTGGCCTTGGACAGCTCCCGGGCCCGATCCAGCTCCTCCGGCCCGGGGCCGTGCTCGGCGAACTCCCGCACCAGGGCGCAGATGGTCTCCAGCGCCTGGGTCTCGGTCTCCTGGCTCAGGGCGGTGTAGACGGCGAACAGCCCGGTCTCGGCGTGGCCCGCCCCGTAGGTATACACCGAATAGCACAGTCCCCGCTTCTCCCGCAGCTCCTGCCACAGCCGGGAGGACATGCCGGAGCCCAGCATGGTGGACAAAAGCTGAAGGGTAAAGCGCTTTTCGTGGCCGTAGGGCAGGCCGGGGAAGGCCAGAGTCAGGTGGTTTTGCTCGGTGGCCTTCTTTTTCAGGGTGACGGCGGGGGTGTAGCGCACCGGCCTGAGCGTCCGGGGTGCGCCCCGCTCCAGGCCGATGAACCGGGCCTTCAGCTCCTCCACCGCCAGGGGGGAGAAGCTGCCCGCCAGCGCCACCACCAGGTTTTCGGGCCGGTAGTGCTCGGTCATATAGTCCTTCAGCCAGGCTCCGCTCATCTTGTCCAGAGTGGCCTTGCGGCCCAGGATGGGACGGCCCAGGGGGGTCCCGCGGTACACCGCGGCGGACAGCCGCTCGGCGCACAGGTCCTCCGGGTTGTCCTCGTACATGCCGATCTCCTCCAGAATGACCCCCCGCTCGGTCTGTACATCGCCCTCGTCGAACCGGGAGTGGAACACCATGTCGCACAGGATGTCGGCCGCCCGGTCCAGGTGGTCGTCCAGGCAGCGGGCGTAAAAGCAGGTGCACTCCTTGGTGGTGTAAGCGTTGATCTGGCCGCCGATGGCGTCCATCTCCTGGGCGAGCTGCCGGGCGGTGCGCCGCTCGGTGCCCTTGAAGGCCATGTGCTCGATGAAGTGGGCGGCGCCCCCCTCGCCCGCCTTCTCATGGCGGGAGCCGGTGCCCACCCACAGGCCCAGGCAGGCCGAGCGGACGGCGGGGACGTGCTCAGTGACAATGCGGACCCCGTTGGGCAGGGTCTGGAGGTCATAGAATTCTTCCATAGTTCCCTCGCTGTGTATCGAATTTAGTTCCGGCGGATGGTGGTGCCCATGGTCTGGCCGGACACGGCGTCCAGCAGCAGCACGTGGTCGATGCGGCCGTCCAGCACCACCACTTTTTCCACGCCGTTGTCCAGGGCCCGGACGCAGCTTCTCAGCTTGGGCACCATGCCCCCCTGGATGAGCCCGTCGTCCAGCAGCTCCCGGGCCTGGGCGGCGGTAAGGCGGTCGATGGCCGTCTTGGCATTGCGGGCGTCCATACGGATGCCGTCCACGTCGGTGAGGAAGACCAGCTTGTCCGCCTTCAGGGCCTCGGCCACCGCGCAGGCGGCGTCGTCGGCGTTGCAGTTATAGCCTTCCCCGTTTTGCCCCGCCGCAATCGGAGAGACGACGGGCACATACCCGCCGGAAAGCAGGGTCTGGATCAGCGCGGCGTCGGCGGCGGTGATGTCCCCCACGTGGCCCAGGGCCGGGTCCTTCTGCCGGGCGGTGAGGATACCGCCGTCCTTGCCGGACACGCCGGCGGCCTTGACGCCCAGCTTGCGCAGGGCCATGACGATCTGCTTGTTCACCTGGCCGGACAGGACCATCTCGGCCACGTCCATGGCGGCGCCGTCGGTGACCCGGTAGCCGTTTTCGAAGCGGGTCTCCACCCCCAGCTTGTCCAGCCAGCCGGTGATGCTCTTGCCGCCGCCGTGGACCAGCACCACGTGGACCCCCGCCATCTGGAGGGCCGCCACGTCCCGGAGGATGGAATTCACCGCCCCGTTGTCCCCCCAGGCGGAGCCGCCGTACTTGAGCACGATGGTCTTGCCGGCGCTCTCGGCCAGCCGGGGCAGCGTGTCCAGCAGGCCCAGCACCTTTTCCATGCCGTCCAGATGGTGGACCACGTCGTATTCGTGCAGAAATTCCCGGGTGTATTCCACGTCGGAGACGCAGTCAATATAGGCAGTGCCCCGCTTCTGGCGGGTCTCGGCTCCCTTGCCGGTGATGAGGATGACGGTGGGCTCCTCGCAGCCCATGACGGCCATACGGATGGCCTGGCCCCGGTCGGGCTCGATGGAGTAGTCGCAGCCCCCTGCCTCCACGTAGGCCGCCATCTCCCGGGAGATGTCCAGCACGTCCTCCTCGCCGGGGTCCTCCTCGGTGATGATCACCAGGTCGGCGTATTGGGCCGAAATTTCGCTCAGGTCCTTCCGCCGGTCCAGGGCCTTTTTGCCCGGACAGCCAAAGACGATGACCACCCGTTGCCCGGGGTACTCCGCCTTCACCGACTGGAACAGCTTTTCAAAGCTCAGGCGGTTGTGGGCGTAGTCCACGATGGCGGTGATGCTTTCGTTGGCGTTTTGATAGACCTCCATCCGCCCCGGCACCCGCGCCTTCATCAGTCCCACGTAGATGCACCGCTCGGGGATACCCAGGCCCTCGCACACGGCGATGGCGGCCAGGGCGTTCTGCACGTTGAAGAGCCCCGGCATGGTCAGCCGGAACTCCCGGGAAAACCGGGGGGTCTTGACCCGGAAGAGAATGTCGTGGCCGGACTTGCGGACGTTGGAGCCGTAGACGGCGGCGGCGGGGTCCTTTTCCGAGAAGGTGATGAGCCGGGGGGAGCCGGCGGCGGCCTGCAGCACCCGGCCGGCCTCGTCGGAGTCCAGGTTGACCACTGCCAGGCTGGAGTGCTCGAAGATGCGCAGCTTGGAGGCGAAGTAGTCCTCAAAATCCGGGTGCTCGATGGGGGAGATGTGGTCGTAGCCGATGTTCAGGAACACGGCGGCGGAGAGCTCCACGCCCACCATCCGGTCATACTTCAGGGCCTGGGAGGAGACCTCCATGGTCAGGTAGTCCAGCCCCGCCGAGGCGGCGTTGGCCAGATGGCGCTCCAGGTCCAGGGGCTCGGGGGTGGTGAGGTGAGACTCGAAGCGTTCTACCCCGTCGTAGGTGTCGATGGAGCCGATGACCCCGCTCTCGGGCCCCTTTTTGCCCGCCTCATACTCGTCAAAAATATACTTTAGGTAATAAGAGGTGGAACTTTTCCCTTTTGTACCGGTGATACCCACCACATGGAGCTTGCCGGAGGGGTGGTCGTAGTAGAAGTCGGCCAGCAGGGCCATGGCCCGCCGCACATCGCTGACCAGCAGGCAGGGGGCGGCCCCGGCCTCCTCCCACACGTGGTCGGAGAGGTAGATGAACGCGCCCCGGGCCAGGGCGTCGGCCAGATACCGGCCTTTGAAGTGGGCCCCCTTGACGATGAACAGGGTGCCGGGGGTCACCGACTGGGAGTCGCAGGAGACCAGCGCCACCGGCCGGGACAGCAGGTCGGCGGACAGGGGCTGGGCCGAGGAGAGCAGGCCGTGTTTTTGCAGAAGCTGCCAGTAGTCGCCCAGAGGGCGGATGGGGAGGTTCATGTTGTCACCTCATTTGTAGGATGGTCCCCCCAAGGGGGACGGGGCGTTGGCCTCCGGCCGGACCCGGCGGACACGCCGAAATAATCCGCCATGGCCGCAATGGTGGGGGCGTTGGGTTCCCGTTCCTTCAGTTCATAGCGGCGGTAGGCGCTGATGGACACACCCAGCGCCTCGGCTACAACTTCCTGGCGGAGGTGTCGTTCTTTCCGCAAAATTCTCATTCTTTTCGCCAAAATCTCCATACTTGCCCCTTGACTCTCTCCCGCCTCAAGCTCTTTTTGGCCTCGCTGCGCCTGGGGCTCACACTTGCCGCAGGGGATAGCCGCAGGCCCGGATGCTCTCCTCCGCCAGCACGTCCATGGCGTCCAGATACAGCTCGGGCACCCCGTGGTAGTCCTTGTACACGCTCAGCTCGGTGCAGGCCAGGACGGCCCCGTCGCATCCCCGATCGCGCAGGTCCCGGTCGATACGGGCAAACTTCTCCCGGCTGCCCTTTTCCCCCCGCTTGATCTCGTCATAGATGATGCTCATGGTAAGCGCCTGGGCCTCGGGGCCGGGGACCACCCCCTCCAGTCCCTGGGCGGCGCACTCGGCCTGATAGATGCCGGTGCGCACGGTGCCGTCGGTGGCCAGAAGGCCCACCCGGCGACACCCTCGCTTTTTCATGGCCGCCGCCGTCAGGCGGATCATGTTCATCAGGGGGATG is a genomic window of Intestinimonas massiliensis (ex Afouda et al. 2020) containing:
- a CDS encoding aspartate/glutamate racemase family protein, which encodes MTAQQPRLGILGGMGPQATQVFYQRILDKTDARRDQEHLPTLIWSDTGMPDRTQAILSGQTEPVYQRLLADARLLEREGCTVLAIPCNTSHYFADRLQRELSIPLMNMIRLTAAAMKKRGCRRVGLLATDGTVRTGIYQAECAAQGLEGVVPGPEAQALTMSIIYDEIKRGEKGSREKFARIDRDLRDRGCDGAVLACTELSVYKDYHGVPELYLDAMDVLAEESIRACGYPLRQV
- a CDS encoding M16 family metallopeptidase, whose amino-acid sequence is MEEFYDLQTLPNGVRIVTEHVPAVRSACLGLWVGTGSRHEKAGEGGAAHFIEHMAFKGTERRTARQLAQEMDAIGGQINAYTTKECTCFYARCLDDHLDRAADILCDMVFHSRFDEGDVQTERGVILEEIGMYEDNPEDLCAERLSAAVYRGTPLGRPILGRKATLDKMSGAWLKDYMTEHYRPENLVVALAGSFSPLAVEELKARFIGLERGAPRTLRPVRYTPAVTLKKKATEQNHLTLAFPGLPYGHEKRFTLQLLSTMLGSGMSSRLWQELREKRGLCYSVYTYGAGHAETGLFAVYTALSQETETQALETICALVREFAEHGPGPEELDRARELSKANVLMGLESTQSRMSALGRGTLLQDRALTTDEVIDAYDAVTAEDVRDLAGELFDFQRASLSVVGRVGGEERYRSILGQ
- a CDS encoding DnaD domain protein yields the protein MAGNLLLPGDIVSMAAGCADRLVKAGDGDAALLYLYLLRRGGVFSAEGARKALGWSADRLKAAGESLARLGLWDGRAEESLPATPPEPQAPPDYTAADIAKELENGGSFPHLVEEVQRQLGKLLSTADLKILYSLYDYLALPAEVILMLTTWCVEESERKYGPGRKPRMSQIRREGFIWHRLGVDTPEAADAHLRHLTALAGRERSLLPRLGISGRAPVEGERKYIAAWVDLGFDDETICLAYERTVLKKGSLNWAYMNSILKSWHQKGLHTVEQVESGDSAWRRAAGPAAPPAPGPGDDRAQADMERLRRFLKEGG
- a CDS encoding DUF6809 family protein; the encoded protein is MSDKLREIFFGQYDPLARAAPQGEKFDRVFDELEELEQRLRSALPGEQWEQVWRHTLLTAQLRDMAYADYFAEGFRLAQELYRHPGT
- a CDS encoding helix-turn-helix domain-containing protein; translation: MEILAKRMRILRKERHLRQEVVAEALGVSISAYRRYELKEREPNAPTIAAMADYFGVSAGSGRRPTPRPPWGDHPTNEVTT
- a CDS encoding helix-turn-helix domain-containing protein, coding for MIFEAIRTLREERGLSQAQVAAILGVAQNTYSQYETGKIEWTAPVLLRLADYYQVSVDFLLDRTPNPKLPR
- the argB gene encoding acetylglutamate kinase; translation: MNLPIRPLGDYWQLLQKHGLLSSAQPLSADLLSRPVALVSCDSQSVTPGTLFIVKGAHFKGRYLADALARGAFIYLSDHVWEEAGAAPCLLVSDVRRAMALLADFYYDHPSGKLHVVGITGTKGKSSTSYYLKYIFDEYEAGKKGPESGVIGSIDTYDGVERFESHLTTPEPLDLERHLANAASAGLDYLTMEVSSQALKYDRMVGVELSAAVFLNIGYDHISPIEHPDFEDYFASKLRIFEHSSLAVVNLDSDEAGRVLQAAAGSPRLITFSEKDPAAAVYGSNVRKSGHDILFRVKTPRFSREFRLTMPGLFNVQNALAAIAVCEGLGIPERCIYVGLMKARVPGRMEVYQNANESITAIVDYAHNRLSFEKLFQSVKAEYPGQRVVIVFGCPGKKALDRRKDLSEISAQYADLVIITEEDPGEEDVLDISREMAAYVEAGGCDYSIEPDRGQAIRMAVMGCEEPTVILITGKGAETRQKRGTAYIDCVSDVEYTREFLHEYDVVHHLDGMEKVLGLLDTLPRLAESAGKTIVLKYGGSAWGDNGAVNSILRDVAALQMAGVHVVLVHGGGKSITGWLDKLGVETRFENGYRVTDGAAMDVAEMVLSGQVNKQIVMALRKLGVKAAGVSGKDGGILTARQKDPALGHVGDITAADAALIQTLLSGGYVPVVSPIAAGQNGEGYNCNADDAACAVAEALKADKLVFLTDVDGIRMDARNAKTAIDRLTAAQARELLDDGLIQGGMVPKLRSCVRALDNGVEKVVVLDGRIDHVLLLDAVSGQTMGTTIRRN
- a CDS encoding ATP-binding protein, coding for MPYDSNVMRRATQALEARKAARLEQQEVLRQKIYRQLPRVAEIDRALRQTIVHIIAASLKEGGDPASSIAAVRAENQALQAEKARLLTGRGYPADCLDDRPFCPQCGDSGWVGSRMCACLKALCTQEQIRELSSLLDLGEQSFDQFSLDWYSPLGSPSPRENMEFIYDVCLSYAQKFRTFPFRNLLLYGPPGLGKTFLSACIARVVSEHGFSVVYDTAVNIFAQFETQKFSRDEDDTREARDGTRRYLGCDLLILDDLGSEMTTPFVQSALYQLLNTRLTGGKRTIISTNLTPDDIRRRYTPQLASRLEGEYHMLRFFGEDIRLQKKQRL